In Haliotis asinina isolate JCU_RB_2024 chromosome 16, JCU_Hal_asi_v2, whole genome shotgun sequence, the following are encoded in one genomic region:
- the LOC137268015 gene encoding activated Cdc42 kinase-like isoform X5 → MSLDRREVRRRRSSSFRLSFRKKNRTEDEEMSSPRDLQDFLAEAQLEHYLNGLRNELKITCVEHLKYVKEEDLEAIGMAKPEMRRLKKFYKRECPQGTFGKLKKAIMRGSEGPGRSLSPSPPEHRISRPTSVIRPPGKQIIPQESIAVNKTLGEGEFGVVQQGVWTTEDGDKVQVAIKCLSKDRLQNGTQEFLKEASVQQSIDNENIVRLYGVVIDKDNALMLVTELAPMRSLLECLKETSLRLDFPIPRLCDFAQQICDGMSYLESKRLIHRDLAARNILVFSKNKVKISDFGLSRALGVGKDYYQSNFSINLKLPIAWCAPECINYLKFTSYSDVWAYGVTLWELFTYGFQPWAGMSGQQILEAIDQPNNQRLEKPDLCPVEYYDLMMKCWEHEPEERTTFSQIFLKLPQIRPVQVKAVKDYPQVTLEKDHLYYKSYDVIITLDKKPSDAPSIGLWKGALNNGKSGYFDPTNTVPFIEPKTSPISLPKTNLTRKESNRKSSRKLRLDMISGPQNDLRHTGHIGYDGAVFGDVGFIGEAYDKLPARGKSGDESVRSSMTSIDHRDSPDREGYRGTNGYGHSWMSSESLDSHPGEDRQYQDIDDDGILGDFKIPDLTSSLDLGPSFMDEVLRALDEKEKKLEGSSTEPSPSNGGSKLDDLTLNDFDRSRSVSPGGEGRPPPLPMSPPRVEPRRSDSRSEPKKQAKVKPMSASDEKMMESAIALANEFASQNQKRDSQSPPTSPTTKTEKKRTESESSSDSPNLMSKLKKISIKRSPKQERKRTFSDDMNNRGDLDGELPPEAQEAYNMLVVRGTCKDNDESSDNSRQSPERASPASDAVFSSSSEIQLSQPKPSPTASSVNVRPPLPVTEPRPPPPKPTPRPRIDPKKSEIPVPRPRPEVVQRVEPTQINRVEPTPRIGVSMSVDVPDAKTETKTESSIPHSVQRQQSLPEPKSREREELKKTIEIVRVDSPRKEEKVEVSASSSEDLPSKSDSETKEAPKSFFDEDFSEPSPREIMSKLREKRVTRSLDHQRGMSGEGEAPPTRSLREPQGIPGKGPSAPSTPAEEEEVDTNPLRMLRGGAIPIRTGRGAPGRRIAKR, encoded by the exons GCAATAATGAGGGGATCCGAGGGCCCTGGCCGTTCCCTCAGCCCCTCCCCACCAGAACACAGAATCTCCCGCCCTACCTCTGTCATACGCCCCCCAGGGAAACAGATCATACCCCAGGAGTCAATAGCAGTCAACAAAACCTTGGGGGAGGGGGAGTTTGGTGTTGTGCAGCAGGGCGTGTGGACCACAGAAGATGGAGATAAG GTGCAAGTTGCAATCAAGTGTCTCAGCAAAGACAGACTTCAAAATGGAACTCAGgaatttttaaaagaagcttCTGTTCAGCAGAGtatagacaatgaaaacattgtTCGACTTTATGGTGTTGTTATTGACAAGGACAATGCCCTAATGTTG GTAACAGAGTTAGCACCAATGAGATCCCTGCTGGAATGTTTGAAGGAAACATCTTTAAGATTGGACTTTCCCATTCCCCGATTGTGTGATTTTGCTCAACAAATATGTGATGGAATGTCTTATCTTGAGTCGAAGCGATTAATACACAGAGACCTGGCAGCCAGGAATATTCTAGTGTTCAGTAAGAATAAG gTTAAAATAAGTGACTTTGGGCTTTCCCGTGCTCTGGGTGTTGGGAAAGATTACTATCAGAGCAATTTCAGTATAAATCTCAAGTTGCCAATAGCATG GTGTGCTCCTGAGTGTATCAACTACCTGAAGTTCACCTCTTACAGTGACGTCTGGGCATACGGAGTGACTTTGTGGGAGTTGTTCACGTATGGCTTCCAGCCTTGGGCAGGCATGAGTGGACAACAG ATTCTGGAAGCCATTGACCAGCCCAACAATCAGCGTCTGGAGAAGCCAGACCTGTGTCCAGTGGAGTATTATGATCTGATGATGAAGTGCTGGGAGCATGAACCGGAGGAGAGGACAACATTCAGTCAGATCTTCCTCAAGTTGCCACag ATCCGCCCAGTTCAAGTGAAGGCCGTCAAGGACTACCCCCAGGTCACACTGGAGAAGGACCACCTCTATTACAAGTCTTATGATGTCATTATCACACTGGATAAGAA GCCTTCAGATGCACCCAGTATTGGGTTGTGGAAGGGAGCTCTCAACAATGGTAAAAGTGGTTACTTTGATCCAACAAACACCGTGCCCTTCATTGAACCCAAGACAAGCCCCATCTCACTACCAAAGACGAACCTCACACGAAAGG AGTCCAACAGGAAGTCCAGTCGCAAGCTGAGGCTTGACATGATCAGTGGCCCACAAAACGACCTGAGACACACGGGGCATATCGGCTATGATGGAGCTGTGTTTGGAGATGTTGGCTTTATAGGGGAGGCTTACGACAAACTGCCTGCACGAG GCAAATCAGGTGATGAGAGTGTGCGGTCATCTATGACGTCAATCGATCATCGGGACAGTCCTGACAGGGAAGGTTACAGGGGAACCAATGGCTATGGACATTCGTG GATGAGCTCCGAATCTCTAGATAGTCACCCTGGGGAAGACAGACAGTATCAGGATATTGATGACGATGGTATTCTTGGTGACTTCAAGATTCCTGATCTCACA AGCTCCCTGGATCTGGGTCCATCCTTCATGGATGAAGTGCTCCGGGCTCTAGATGAGAAGGAGAAGAAGCTGGAAGGGAGTTCCACAGAGCCATCGCCTAGCAATGGAGGTAGCAAACTGGACGATCTAACGCTTAACGACTTTGATCGGAGTCGATCAGTGTCTCCAGGTGGCGAGGGAAGACCTCCTCCATTACCGATGTCTCCACCTCGAGTG GAACCTCGGCGCTCTGATAGTCGTTCTGAGCCTAAAAAACAAGCCAAGGTGAAACCAATGTCAGCTTCAGATGAAAAAATGATGGAATCAGCCATCGCACTTGCAAACGAATTTGCTTCTCAGAATCAGAAGAGGGACAGTCAGAGTCCGCCAACATCCCCAACAACTAAGACAGAAAAGAAACGCACAGAATCTGAGAGTAGTAGTGACTCTCCAAATCTCATGTCTAAGTTGAAAAAGATTTCGATTAAACGTAGTCCTAAACAAGAACGCAAAAGGACgttttctgatgacatgaaCAATAGGGGTGACTTAGATGGCGAACTCCCACCAGAGGCTCAAGAAGCCTATAATATGTTGGTAGTTCGTGGAACATGCAAAGATAATGATGAAAGCTCTGACAATAGTCGCCAGTCGCCTGAGAGAGCATCACCAGCAAGTGATGCTGTGTTTTCTAGTTCCTCAGAGATCCAATTAAGTCAACCTAAGCCTTCTCCAACTGCGTCTTCTGTAAACGTACGACCCCCTCTTCCAGTCACAGAACCCAGACCCCCTCCACCTAAACCTACCCCAAGACCACGAATTGATCCAAAAAAGTCTGAAATCCCTGTTCCTCGACCTCGACCTGAGGTTGTTCAGAGAGTAGAACCAACACAAATAAACCGAGTGGAACCCACTCCTAGAATCGGGGTCTCCATGTCTGTTGACGTCCCCGATGCAaagactgaaacgaagacagaAAGCAGTATTCCTCATTCTGTGCAGAGGCAACAAAGTTTACCTGAACCAAAAAGTCGGGAGAGAGAGgaactgaaaaaaacaattGAAATCGTGCGTGTTGATTCGCCTCGGAAGGAGGAGAAAGTTGAGGTTAGTGCAAGCAGTTCAGAGGACTTGCCATCGAAATCGGACAGTGAAACAAAAGAAGCACCAAAGTCTTTCTTCGATGAGGATTTCAGTGAACCGTCTCCAAGGGAAATTATGTCCAAGTTGCGTGAAAAGCGAGTGACCAGATCATTGGATCACCAGCGAGGAATGTCAGGAGAAGGTGAAGCACCTCCAACACGGAGTCTGCGGGAACCTCAAGGAATTCCTGGAAAAGGACCATCAGCACCAAGCACTCCAGCAGAAGAAGAGGAAGTTGATACAAATCCATTACGCATGCTTAGAGGAGGTGCGATACCAATTCGCACAGGACGTGGTGCCCCAG GGAGAAGAATTGCGAAGAGATAG
- the LOC137268015 gene encoding activated Cdc42 kinase-like isoform X10 → MNFIKRAIMRGSEGPGRSLSPSPPEHRISRPTSVIRPPGKQIIPQESIAVNKTLGEGEFGVVQQGVWTTEDGDKVQVAIKCLSKDRLQNGTQEFLKEASVQQSIDNENIVRLYGVVIDKDNALMLVTELAPMRSLLECLKETSLRLDFPIPRLCDFAQQICDGMSYLESKRLIHRDLAARNILVFSKNKVKISDFGLSRALGVGKDYYQSNFSINLKLPIAWCAPECINYLKFTSYSDVWAYGVTLWELFTYGFQPWAGMSGQQILEAIDQPNNQRLEKPDLCPVEYYDLMMKCWEHEPEERTTFSQIFLKLPQIRPVQVKAVKDYPQVTLEKDHLYYKSYDVIITLDKKPSDAPSIGLWKGALNNGKSGYFDPTNTVPFIEPKTSPISLPKTNLTRKESNRKSSRKLRLDMISGPQNDLRHTGHIGYDGAVFGDVGFIGEAYDKLPARGKSGDESVRSSMTSIDHRDSPDREGYRGTNGYGHSWMSSESLDSHPGEDRQYQDIDDDGILGDFKIPDLTSSLDLGPSFMDEVLRALDEKEKKLEGSSTEPSPSNGGSKLDDLTLNDFDRSRSVSPGGEGRPPPLPMSPPRVEPRRSDSRSEPKKQAKVKPMSASDEKMMESAIALANEFASQNQKRDSQSPPTSPTTKTEKKRTESESSSDSPNLMSKLKKISIKRSPKQERKRTFSDDMNNRGDLDGELPPEAQEAYNMLVVRGTCKDNDESSDNSRQSPERASPASDAVFSSSSEIQLSQPKPSPTASSVNVRPPLPVTEPRPPPPKPTPRPRIDPKKSEIPVPRPRPEVVQRVEPTQINRVEPTPRIGVSMSVDVPDAKTETKTESSIPHSVQRQQSLPEPKSREREELKKTIEIVRVDSPRKEEKVEVSASSSEDLPSKSDSETKEAPKSFFDEDFSEPSPREIMSKLREKRVTRSLDHQRGMSGEGEAPPTRSLREPQGIPGKGPSAPSTPAEEEEVDTNPLRMLRGGAIPIRTGRGAPGRRIAKR, encoded by the exons GCAATAATGAGGGGATCCGAGGGCCCTGGCCGTTCCCTCAGCCCCTCCCCACCAGAACACAGAATCTCCCGCCCTACCTCTGTCATACGCCCCCCAGGGAAACAGATCATACCCCAGGAGTCAATAGCAGTCAACAAAACCTTGGGGGAGGGGGAGTTTGGTGTTGTGCAGCAGGGCGTGTGGACCACAGAAGATGGAGATAAG GTGCAAGTTGCAATCAAGTGTCTCAGCAAAGACAGACTTCAAAATGGAACTCAGgaatttttaaaagaagcttCTGTTCAGCAGAGtatagacaatgaaaacattgtTCGACTTTATGGTGTTGTTATTGACAAGGACAATGCCCTAATGTTG GTAACAGAGTTAGCACCAATGAGATCCCTGCTGGAATGTTTGAAGGAAACATCTTTAAGATTGGACTTTCCCATTCCCCGATTGTGTGATTTTGCTCAACAAATATGTGATGGAATGTCTTATCTTGAGTCGAAGCGATTAATACACAGAGACCTGGCAGCCAGGAATATTCTAGTGTTCAGTAAGAATAAG gTTAAAATAAGTGACTTTGGGCTTTCCCGTGCTCTGGGTGTTGGGAAAGATTACTATCAGAGCAATTTCAGTATAAATCTCAAGTTGCCAATAGCATG GTGTGCTCCTGAGTGTATCAACTACCTGAAGTTCACCTCTTACAGTGACGTCTGGGCATACGGAGTGACTTTGTGGGAGTTGTTCACGTATGGCTTCCAGCCTTGGGCAGGCATGAGTGGACAACAG ATTCTGGAAGCCATTGACCAGCCCAACAATCAGCGTCTGGAGAAGCCAGACCTGTGTCCAGTGGAGTATTATGATCTGATGATGAAGTGCTGGGAGCATGAACCGGAGGAGAGGACAACATTCAGTCAGATCTTCCTCAAGTTGCCACag ATCCGCCCAGTTCAAGTGAAGGCCGTCAAGGACTACCCCCAGGTCACACTGGAGAAGGACCACCTCTATTACAAGTCTTATGATGTCATTATCACACTGGATAAGAA GCCTTCAGATGCACCCAGTATTGGGTTGTGGAAGGGAGCTCTCAACAATGGTAAAAGTGGTTACTTTGATCCAACAAACACCGTGCCCTTCATTGAACCCAAGACAAGCCCCATCTCACTACCAAAGACGAACCTCACACGAAAGG AGTCCAACAGGAAGTCCAGTCGCAAGCTGAGGCTTGACATGATCAGTGGCCCACAAAACGACCTGAGACACACGGGGCATATCGGCTATGATGGAGCTGTGTTTGGAGATGTTGGCTTTATAGGGGAGGCTTACGACAAACTGCCTGCACGAG GCAAATCAGGTGATGAGAGTGTGCGGTCATCTATGACGTCAATCGATCATCGGGACAGTCCTGACAGGGAAGGTTACAGGGGAACCAATGGCTATGGACATTCGTG GATGAGCTCCGAATCTCTAGATAGTCACCCTGGGGAAGACAGACAGTATCAGGATATTGATGACGATGGTATTCTTGGTGACTTCAAGATTCCTGATCTCACA AGCTCCCTGGATCTGGGTCCATCCTTCATGGATGAAGTGCTCCGGGCTCTAGATGAGAAGGAGAAGAAGCTGGAAGGGAGTTCCACAGAGCCATCGCCTAGCAATGGAGGTAGCAAACTGGACGATCTAACGCTTAACGACTTTGATCGGAGTCGATCAGTGTCTCCAGGTGGCGAGGGAAGACCTCCTCCATTACCGATGTCTCCACCTCGAGTG GAACCTCGGCGCTCTGATAGTCGTTCTGAGCCTAAAAAACAAGCCAAGGTGAAACCAATGTCAGCTTCAGATGAAAAAATGATGGAATCAGCCATCGCACTTGCAAACGAATTTGCTTCTCAGAATCAGAAGAGGGACAGTCAGAGTCCGCCAACATCCCCAACAACTAAGACAGAAAAGAAACGCACAGAATCTGAGAGTAGTAGTGACTCTCCAAATCTCATGTCTAAGTTGAAAAAGATTTCGATTAAACGTAGTCCTAAACAAGAACGCAAAAGGACgttttctgatgacatgaaCAATAGGGGTGACTTAGATGGCGAACTCCCACCAGAGGCTCAAGAAGCCTATAATATGTTGGTAGTTCGTGGAACATGCAAAGATAATGATGAAAGCTCTGACAATAGTCGCCAGTCGCCTGAGAGAGCATCACCAGCAAGTGATGCTGTGTTTTCTAGTTCCTCAGAGATCCAATTAAGTCAACCTAAGCCTTCTCCAACTGCGTCTTCTGTAAACGTACGACCCCCTCTTCCAGTCACAGAACCCAGACCCCCTCCACCTAAACCTACCCCAAGACCACGAATTGATCCAAAAAAGTCTGAAATCCCTGTTCCTCGACCTCGACCTGAGGTTGTTCAGAGAGTAGAACCAACACAAATAAACCGAGTGGAACCCACTCCTAGAATCGGGGTCTCCATGTCTGTTGACGTCCCCGATGCAaagactgaaacgaagacagaAAGCAGTATTCCTCATTCTGTGCAGAGGCAACAAAGTTTACCTGAACCAAAAAGTCGGGAGAGAGAGgaactgaaaaaaacaattGAAATCGTGCGTGTTGATTCGCCTCGGAAGGAGGAGAAAGTTGAGGTTAGTGCAAGCAGTTCAGAGGACTTGCCATCGAAATCGGACAGTGAAACAAAAGAAGCACCAAAGTCTTTCTTCGATGAGGATTTCAGTGAACCGTCTCCAAGGGAAATTATGTCCAAGTTGCGTGAAAAGCGAGTGACCAGATCATTGGATCACCAGCGAGGAATGTCAGGAGAAGGTGAAGCACCTCCAACACGGAGTCTGCGGGAACCTCAAGGAATTCCTGGAAAAGGACCATCAGCACCAAGCACTCCAGCAGAAGAAGAGGAAGTTGATACAAATCCATTACGCATGCTTAGAGGAGGTGCGATACCAATTCGCACAGGACGTGGTGCCCCAG GGAGAAGAATTGCGAAGAGATAG
- the LOC137268015 gene encoding activated Cdc42 kinase-like isoform X4: MSLDRREVRRRRSSSFRLSFRKKNRTEDEEMSSPRDLQDFLAEAQLEHYLNGLRNELKITCVEHLKYVKEEDLEAIGMAKPEMRRLKKFYKRECPQGTFGKLKKAIMRGSEGPGRSLSPSPPEHRISRPTSVIRPPGKQIIPQESIAVNKTLGEGEFGVVQQGVWTTEDGDKVQVAIKCLSKDRLQNGTQEFLKEASVQQSIDNENIVRLYGVVIDKDNALMLVTELAPMRSLLECLKETSLRLDFPIPRLCDFAQQICDGMSYLESKRLIHRDLAARNILVFSKNKVKISDFGLSRALGVGKDYYQSNFSINLKLPIAWCAPECINYLKFTSYSDVWAYGVTLWELFTYGFQPWAGMSGQQDPAKAILEAIDQPNNQRLEKPDLCPVEYYDLMMKCWEHEPEERTTFSQIFLKLPQIRPVQVKAVKDYPQVTLEKDHLYYKSYDVIITLDKKPSDAPSIGLWKGALNNGKSGYFDPTNTVPFIEPKTSPISLPKTNLTRKESNRKSSRKLRLDMISGPQNDLRHTGHIGYDGAVFGDVGFIGEAYDKLPARGKSGDESVRSSMTSIDHRDSPDREGYRGTNGYGHSWMSSESLDSHPGEDRQYQDIDDDGILGDFKIPDLTSSLDLGPSFMDEVLRALDEKEKKLEGSSTEPSPSNGGSKLDDLTLNDFDRSRSVSPGGEGRPPPLPMSPPRVEPRRSDSRSEPKKQAKVKPMSASDEKMMESAIALANEFASQNQKRDSQSPPTSPTTKTEKKRTESESSSDSPNLMSKLKKISIKRSPKQERKRTFSDDMNNRGDLDGELPPEAQEAYNMLVVRGTCKDNDESSDNSRQSPERASPASDAVFSSSSEIQLSQPKPSPTASSVNVRPPLPVTEPRPPPPKPTPRPRIDPKKSEIPVPRPRPEVVQRVEPTQINRVEPTPRIGVSMSVDVPDAKTETKTESSIPHSVQRQQSLPEPKSREREELKKTIEIVRVDSPRKEEKVEVSASSSEDLPSKSDSETKEAPKSFFDEDFSEPSPREIMSKLREKRVTRSLDHQRGMSGEGEAPPTRSLREPQGIPGKGPSAPSTPAEEEEVDTNPLRMLRGGAIPIRTGRGAPGRRIAKR; this comes from the exons GCAATAATGAGGGGATCCGAGGGCCCTGGCCGTTCCCTCAGCCCCTCCCCACCAGAACACAGAATCTCCCGCCCTACCTCTGTCATACGCCCCCCAGGGAAACAGATCATACCCCAGGAGTCAATAGCAGTCAACAAAACCTTGGGGGAGGGGGAGTTTGGTGTTGTGCAGCAGGGCGTGTGGACCACAGAAGATGGAGATAAG GTGCAAGTTGCAATCAAGTGTCTCAGCAAAGACAGACTTCAAAATGGAACTCAGgaatttttaaaagaagcttCTGTTCAGCAGAGtatagacaatgaaaacattgtTCGACTTTATGGTGTTGTTATTGACAAGGACAATGCCCTAATGTTG GTAACAGAGTTAGCACCAATGAGATCCCTGCTGGAATGTTTGAAGGAAACATCTTTAAGATTGGACTTTCCCATTCCCCGATTGTGTGATTTTGCTCAACAAATATGTGATGGAATGTCTTATCTTGAGTCGAAGCGATTAATACACAGAGACCTGGCAGCCAGGAATATTCTAGTGTTCAGTAAGAATAAG gTTAAAATAAGTGACTTTGGGCTTTCCCGTGCTCTGGGTGTTGGGAAAGATTACTATCAGAGCAATTTCAGTATAAATCTCAAGTTGCCAATAGCATG GTGTGCTCCTGAGTGTATCAACTACCTGAAGTTCACCTCTTACAGTGACGTCTGGGCATACGGAGTGACTTTGTGGGAGTTGTTCACGTATGGCTTCCAGCCTTGGGCAGGCATGAGTGGACAACAG GACCCCGCTAAGGCT ATTCTGGAAGCCATTGACCAGCCCAACAATCAGCGTCTGGAGAAGCCAGACCTGTGTCCAGTGGAGTATTATGATCTGATGATGAAGTGCTGGGAGCATGAACCGGAGGAGAGGACAACATTCAGTCAGATCTTCCTCAAGTTGCCACag ATCCGCCCAGTTCAAGTGAAGGCCGTCAAGGACTACCCCCAGGTCACACTGGAGAAGGACCACCTCTATTACAAGTCTTATGATGTCATTATCACACTGGATAAGAA GCCTTCAGATGCACCCAGTATTGGGTTGTGGAAGGGAGCTCTCAACAATGGTAAAAGTGGTTACTTTGATCCAACAAACACCGTGCCCTTCATTGAACCCAAGACAAGCCCCATCTCACTACCAAAGACGAACCTCACACGAAAGG AGTCCAACAGGAAGTCCAGTCGCAAGCTGAGGCTTGACATGATCAGTGGCCCACAAAACGACCTGAGACACACGGGGCATATCGGCTATGATGGAGCTGTGTTTGGAGATGTTGGCTTTATAGGGGAGGCTTACGACAAACTGCCTGCACGAG GCAAATCAGGTGATGAGAGTGTGCGGTCATCTATGACGTCAATCGATCATCGGGACAGTCCTGACAGGGAAGGTTACAGGGGAACCAATGGCTATGGACATTCGTG GATGAGCTCCGAATCTCTAGATAGTCACCCTGGGGAAGACAGACAGTATCAGGATATTGATGACGATGGTATTCTTGGTGACTTCAAGATTCCTGATCTCACA AGCTCCCTGGATCTGGGTCCATCCTTCATGGATGAAGTGCTCCGGGCTCTAGATGAGAAGGAGAAGAAGCTGGAAGGGAGTTCCACAGAGCCATCGCCTAGCAATGGAGGTAGCAAACTGGACGATCTAACGCTTAACGACTTTGATCGGAGTCGATCAGTGTCTCCAGGTGGCGAGGGAAGACCTCCTCCATTACCGATGTCTCCACCTCGAGTG GAACCTCGGCGCTCTGATAGTCGTTCTGAGCCTAAAAAACAAGCCAAGGTGAAACCAATGTCAGCTTCAGATGAAAAAATGATGGAATCAGCCATCGCACTTGCAAACGAATTTGCTTCTCAGAATCAGAAGAGGGACAGTCAGAGTCCGCCAACATCCCCAACAACTAAGACAGAAAAGAAACGCACAGAATCTGAGAGTAGTAGTGACTCTCCAAATCTCATGTCTAAGTTGAAAAAGATTTCGATTAAACGTAGTCCTAAACAAGAACGCAAAAGGACgttttctgatgacatgaaCAATAGGGGTGACTTAGATGGCGAACTCCCACCAGAGGCTCAAGAAGCCTATAATATGTTGGTAGTTCGTGGAACATGCAAAGATAATGATGAAAGCTCTGACAATAGTCGCCAGTCGCCTGAGAGAGCATCACCAGCAAGTGATGCTGTGTTTTCTAGTTCCTCAGAGATCCAATTAAGTCAACCTAAGCCTTCTCCAACTGCGTCTTCTGTAAACGTACGACCCCCTCTTCCAGTCACAGAACCCAGACCCCCTCCACCTAAACCTACCCCAAGACCACGAATTGATCCAAAAAAGTCTGAAATCCCTGTTCCTCGACCTCGACCTGAGGTTGTTCAGAGAGTAGAACCAACACAAATAAACCGAGTGGAACCCACTCCTAGAATCGGGGTCTCCATGTCTGTTGACGTCCCCGATGCAaagactgaaacgaagacagaAAGCAGTATTCCTCATTCTGTGCAGAGGCAACAAAGTTTACCTGAACCAAAAAGTCGGGAGAGAGAGgaactgaaaaaaacaattGAAATCGTGCGTGTTGATTCGCCTCGGAAGGAGGAGAAAGTTGAGGTTAGTGCAAGCAGTTCAGAGGACTTGCCATCGAAATCGGACAGTGAAACAAAAGAAGCACCAAAGTCTTTCTTCGATGAGGATTTCAGTGAACCGTCTCCAAGGGAAATTATGTCCAAGTTGCGTGAAAAGCGAGTGACCAGATCATTGGATCACCAGCGAGGAATGTCAGGAGAAGGTGAAGCACCTCCAACACGGAGTCTGCGGGAACCTCAAGGAATTCCTGGAAAAGGACCATCAGCACCAAGCACTCCAGCAGAAGAAGAGGAAGTTGATACAAATCCATTACGCATGCTTAGAGGAGGTGCGATACCAATTCGCACAGGACGTGGTGCCCCAG GGAGAAGAATTGCGAAGAGATAG